One window of Streptomyces sp. FIT100 genomic DNA carries:
- the argF gene encoding ornithine carbamoyltransferase — MATQLEGRHFLKELDFTTEEFRGLIALAAELKAAKRAGAEIQRLRGKNIALIFEKTSTRTRCAFEVAAADQGASTTYLDPTGSQMGHKESIKDTARVLGRMFDGIEYRGNSQQTVEELAAHAGVPVFNGLTDDWHPTQMLADALTMTEYCAKPLTGTALAYLGDARFNMGNSYLVTGALLGMDVRIVAPRAYWPADPVVAAAREAAAASGARITLTEDVAEGVAGADFVATDVWVSMGEPKEVWDERIKALVPYAVTMEVLRATGNPGVKFLHCLPAFHDLGTRVGREMYERHGLTELEVTDEVFESAHSVVFDQAENRMHTIKAVLVATMGGGLLPSAPGE; from the coding sequence ATGGCGACACAACTCGAAGGCCGCCACTTCCTCAAGGAACTCGACTTCACGACCGAGGAGTTCCGAGGGCTGATCGCGCTGGCCGCCGAGCTCAAGGCCGCCAAGCGGGCCGGCGCGGAGATCCAGCGGCTGCGCGGCAAGAACATCGCGCTGATCTTCGAGAAGACCTCGACCCGTACGCGCTGTGCCTTCGAGGTCGCCGCAGCCGACCAGGGCGCCTCGACGACCTACCTCGACCCCACCGGCTCCCAGATGGGGCACAAGGAGTCGATCAAGGACACGGCCCGAGTGCTCGGCCGGATGTTCGACGGCATCGAGTACCGCGGCAACAGCCAGCAGACCGTCGAGGAGCTCGCCGCACACGCCGGGGTCCCCGTCTTCAACGGGCTCACCGACGACTGGCACCCCACCCAGATGCTGGCCGACGCCCTCACGATGACCGAGTACTGCGCCAAGCCGCTGACCGGTACCGCCCTCGCCTACCTCGGCGACGCCCGGTTCAACATGGGCAACTCCTACCTGGTCACCGGCGCGCTGCTCGGCATGGACGTACGGATCGTCGCGCCCAGGGCGTACTGGCCCGCGGACCCGGTCGTCGCCGCCGCCCGCGAGGCGGCCGCGGCGAGCGGGGCGCGGATCACCCTGACCGAGGACGTCGCCGAAGGGGTCGCGGGCGCGGACTTCGTCGCCACCGACGTCTGGGTCTCGATGGGTGAACCCAAAGAAGTCTGGGACGAGCGCATCAAGGCCCTCGTTCCGTACGCGGTGACCATGGAGGTGCTGCGCGCCACCGGCAACCCGGGCGTGAAGTTCCTGCACTGCCTGCCCGCCTTCCACGACCTGGGCACCAGGGTCGGCCGGGAGATGTACGAGCGCCACGGCCTCACCGAGCTGGAGGTCACGGACGAGGTCTTCGAGTCCGCGCACTCGGTCGTCTTCGACCAGGCCGAGAACCGGATGCACACGATCAAGGCGGTGCTGGTGGCGACCATGGGCGGGGGCCTCCTGCCGTCCGCGCCAGGTGAATAG
- a CDS encoding ATP-binding protein: MREAPATAAEATAKPASWRLALPHTSAAVPLARALIRTALADLDAVADCDTAELLTAELVANAVEHTAGDAPIHLVVEVLETGCQVEVHDHDPAPPGNLSAPQPGPAPEPWQEHGRGLLLIRALSSACGHRPTEHGKAVWFTLPGAAAPAPGPSPAPNAAPIAAPDGGVPAQRTPQDRP; the protein is encoded by the coding sequence TTGCGTGAAGCCCCCGCCACCGCCGCCGAGGCGACCGCGAAACCCGCCTCCTGGCGACTGGCGCTGCCGCACACGTCGGCCGCCGTACCGCTCGCGCGTGCCCTGATACGCACCGCCCTCGCGGACCTCGACGCCGTGGCCGACTGCGACACGGCGGAACTCCTCACCGCGGAGCTCGTCGCCAACGCGGTCGAGCACACCGCGGGCGACGCACCGATCCACCTGGTCGTGGAGGTGCTGGAGACCGGCTGCCAGGTCGAGGTGCACGATCACGACCCGGCACCGCCGGGCAATCTGTCCGCACCGCAGCCGGGCCCCGCCCCCGAACCCTGGCAGGAGCACGGGCGCGGGCTGCTCCTCATCCGGGCGCTGAGCTCGGCCTGCGGCCACCGCCCCACCGAGCACGGCAAGGCGGTCTGGTTCACGCTCCCTGGAGCTGCCGCTCCCGCTCCGGGTCCCTCCCCGGCTCCGAATGCGGCTCCGATTGCGGCTCCGGATGGGGGTGTGCCAGCGCAGCGGACGCCTCAGGACCGGCCGTGA